The Metallosphaera hakonensis JCM 8857 = DSM 7519 genome includes the window CCAATGAAGCGGAATATGGTAGGTTGGGTTCTAGAATAAATGCTAGATTGACTGTAATCAAAAGAGGTTCCAAAGGTGCAACGGTTCTAGGAGATGGCACAGAGTGTGAAGCTGAGGCTCATAAGGTTAACCCTGTAGACACCACAGGTGCGGGAGACGTTTTCGACGCCGCTTTTAACGTAAAGTACTCCGTTGACGAACCCATAGAGGAAGCGTTACGTTTCGCCATAACGGCCTCCGCTTTGAAAGTTCAAAGGCTTGGGGGAATCAGTTCGCCGACGTTGGAACAGGTGACGGAAAGACTCAAAAGATCCAGTGTAAAAGTAATTTGTAGATGATTGTATTATTTGTTGATATTGATTACTTCTTTGCCCAAGTAGAGGAGGTTCTGAATCCCTCGCTCAGGGGAAAACCTGTGGTCGTATGCGTGTATTCTGGGAGAACGGAGGACAGTGGGGCGGTAGCCACATCAAATTACGTTGCAAGGAAACTGGGAATTAAGGCAGGTATGCCCATAGTTAAGGCAAAAGAGTTAGGGAAAGACGCGGTTTTCCTTCCCATGAGGAAGGAGCTGTACCAGGAAATATCAAATAGGGTCATGGAGATAATATCGAAATATGGCGAATCCCTTGAGGTAGCCAGCATAGACGAGGCCTATCTGGATATAACTAACAAGGTTAGTAATTTCTCTGAGGCCGAAATCCTAGCCCGCAAACTGAAGGAGGAAATCCTAGAAAAAGAGAAACTTAGGGTCACGATAGGCATAGGGCCTAACAAGGTTCTCGCTAAAATAATCGGGGATAAGAGTAAACCGAACGGATTAGGAGTGGTCACTCCAGAGGACGTATCCAGGTTCATAGACGAGCTGGACATATCGGACGTGCCTGGAATAGGAAAAATAACAGAAGGTGTACTGAGAAAAACTGGAATAAATAAGTTGGCCGATATTAGGAAGTTTAGCCTTGAGGAGTTATCTAAACTCGTAGGGAGGAGCAGATCGATCTATCTCATAAGTCTTGCTAACAACACTTACAGAGAACCGGTCAAACCTAGGGAGTTAACTCATAAGGGGAGGTACCTCACGTTAACGGAGAACACCAGGGATATTAGGATTATCATGCCCTTTCTCAAGAGGGCCTTAAGCGAGGCCTATGGAAAGATACAGGGAATTCCCATGGAGATATACGTCGTGGCCATAATGGAAGACTTGGACATCGTGAGCAAGGGTAGGAGCTTCAAATTCGGCATCACTCAAGATTTAGCTTTAAGGACAGCCGAGGATTTGCTAAGGAAAATTCTCGATACCGATACCAGGAAAATTAGGAGAGTTGGAGTGAGACTAGGTAAAATACTAAGGTCTTCAACTCTAGAGGATTTCTTCCACTGATAGAGTTACTACTCCCCTAAGTTTGTTCAGGTCAGGCTTGCCGTACCTCTCCACGTAATTTATGTAGCCCAATACCCCTCTGTCTAGGCCTTCTATTTTGGAGCTAATCTGTGGTGAGAGGATCAAAGGAATCCAATTAGTATACCTAAACTTCTCTATTTTTATGGATCTCGAGATTTTGTCCACGTCCTCTCTCACACCTTCTGCCCTTACAAGAACTTTATCTCCCTCTATAACTTTAACGTCGTTTAACTCTCCATACCGGTCCTCCGCAATTACGAACCTAGCCTCCCTTCCCCCTTCCACATCTTCAAAGAAGTTCAAGCCGAGGACAAATCTCCCGCTCTCTGACAAGGGTATTAAAACAAGCCTCTCTTTTCCCGCAAGCTTAGCTAACGACTTTAATTTGATCAACATCTCTGAAAGCATACATGATAGAAATAGATGGGTCTTTCGGTGAAGGAGGAGGGCAAATTCTACGAACATGTTTAACCCTGTCGTCTCTCCTTGGAAAGCCTTTCAGGATCAGAGGAATTAGGAGTAACAGGGAGAACCCAGGTCTTCAAGCGCAACATTTGGCCAGTGTAAGGCTAATGAAGATGTTGACTGATGCCAGAGTTAAGGGAGACTATCTGGGCTCAACGGAACTTGAGTTTGAGCCCGGTCCTATTAGAGAGGGTGAATTCTCTATTGATGTGGGGACAGCAGGGAGCGTGTCCCTTGTCGCAGTTACCGCTATTCCGATCATGATCAATAGACGAATAGCCCTAAGGATTAGGGGAGGGACTGACGTTCCCTTGGCTCCTCCAATTGATTATATGAGACTGGTCTTTCTTGAAGTTCTTGAGATGGCAGGAATTAAAGGGGAAATTGAGGTTGTGAGACGAGGTCATTATCCTCAAGGTGGAGGCGAGGTAATAGTGAAGGAATTCAGAGGAAATCTTGAGGAGTTTTCATTTAACGAGTTTGGTGACCTAAAGGAGATATCGGGTATTTCCCACTCGACGTCATTGCCGACACATATTGCCAGGAGGCAAATTGATGGAGCTAGGGAAATCCTTGCAGACCTCAACGTTCCGTTAAAAGTCATTGAGGACGTCACAACTCCCGGAAGCAAGGGGACAGGAATTGTATTGGTTGCACGTGGAAAATCCATAATGGGGAGTAGTAACCTTGGGGAGAAGGGAGTTATGGCTGAGACCGTGGGTCGCATAGCAGCTCAAGAGTTGGTCAGAGAGCTAAGATCTGGAGGGGCAGTAGATTCCCACATGAGTGACATGTTAGTTACTTTTTCAGCTATGGCTAACGTTGACTACACAGGTTCTATCCTTACACCGCACGTGGAAACTAACGTTCAAGTAGTGAAGAAGTTTATCAACGCCGAACTCTCATTGCAGGGTAGAAGCCCCTTTAGACTTAAGAGCAGGGTTCAGGCTCGGTGAACTTAACTCGACTCGACGGACAGGACCCTTCTCACTGAAGGATCCCCTTTTAATCACATGGAGATAGGATTTAGTACTATTTAGTATCAATCACTTACCTGAAGGCTTCACTGTAATCACGGGCGATACTATCCATCTCTATCTTTCTAATCCTCGGAAAACGAACGAGGCACACTCAGATTCTTTGGATATTTCGGCAACTTCCTCGTAATACATGAGTTTCAATTGTATATATAGAATATATTAATTAAATGGAAGATATCGAATTTTACAGCTCAGCCGAATTCATCAGAGTCCGGATATATAACAGCCCTACCCACTATTTTCCCCTCCATGAGATCCGAGATTGCAGTGTTTATCTCTTTGAGGGAGTAAGGTAAAGCCAGTGTCTTTAGCTTACCGGCCTCATAGAACTTAATAGCCTTTAGTAGATCCTGATAGGTACCATAGAGGACCCCCCTTATTCTAAGTCCCCTCAAAACCAAGAGTTGTTCTGAGATCTTCAATTCTCCCCCAAACTCTCCCACAACTCTGAGTTCTCCTGTCCTTTCAAGCAACCAGGGAAGTTCCCTCAGCGTATTGTCGCTCCCCACATAGTCGAGTATAAAATCAAACTTCCGTAAACCGACTGATCCAGATAAGTCCGTGGAGTACTCCCCTTTAGAGAACACCAGCTCGTCAGCCCCTAATTCCTTGGCCTTCTTTAACTTGGCTTGGTTTCTACCGACTACCCAGACTTCTGCCCCTATGTTTCTCAAAAGCTGAACTGAAAGAAGTGCAACGGCCCCCGTTCCCAATACTCCCACTCGATCACCCTCAATTATACCATGGACTGAGCTAACCGCTGTAACTCCTGCGTCTGCGAGAGGGGCGGTCTCAGCGGGAGACCCATTAACCGGCGCTAGGAGTAGATCTGAGACGTCCACTCTCTCAGCGAACCCTCCGTCCCTATGGACTCCTATAACGTTGAGTCTCTCGCAGTATTGCGGATTACCTGATTTGCAGGCTTTGCAGTTACCACATCCACGAGCGTTATATACAAGGTAGGTCTTGCCTTCTTTGACCACTGCTATTTCGTGCCCCAAAATAATGGGTAATGACAGTCTGATGTCCCAACTCCATTCACCCAACAAAATATGTAAGTCACCGTGGCATAGCCCCGTAGCTCCCACTTTCATTGAATTGGAGGGATTAGGTACTTCCACTAGGCTTAAGGGCTTGCCGAACTCCGTGAGAACAGCCGCTAACATTACCATCCTGCCTTTAGATAAGCGTCTCTTTCCCATTGGGTGATAAAAGATTCATAGTCCTCAATCTCCCTAGCCTTTAATTCTAGGAATAGCCTCACAAGATCCTCCCCCAAGGAATACTTTAAGGTACCGTCCCTCTCCAGGTTATTTAGCGCCTCCCTAATGTCCCTCGGTATAGTTGTTACAACGTTGTTGATCTCGATGTCCAATCCCCTTTCTATCCCGTCTATGCCAGAGAGAATGATAGCCGCCAATAGCAGGTAAGAATTTGTCAAGGGGTCAGCAAGCCTAAACTCAATGGACTTGCTTTCCTTCACGTTGCTAGGTATTCTAAGGAGGAAGTGTCTCTCGGTTCCCATACCTCCCAAATTGGGAGTTATCAGCTCCTTGAACCTTTTGTAGGAATTTATGGTAGGCGATGCTATGGCCAATATGCTACCCAAATGTTCCAGTATACCGCTGAAGAACGAATACGCTGTCTTACTGAGTCCTATTCCCTTAGGGTCGTTTGAATCCAGCATTGCATCAGAACCATCTGTTTTAACTAAACGAAGGTATATGTCCATACTACTCCCTGGCGTATTACTGAAGGGTTTCGGCATAAAAGTCGCTACCTTGTTATATAATTTGGCAACATCACGTATTACTTCCCTAGCAGTTATGAGATAGTCTGAGGATACCATGGCGTCGCTCGAAGAAAATGTGATCTCGTATTGACCAGGTCCGTAGTGTTTATTGATCATTTCAACCTGAACTCCAACCAATTCGAGGTACTTTATAACGTCCTTCAGGAAGCCCTGTTGGTCCATAAGACCCTCAGGAGAGAAGGCCTTGCCTTGATCTGATGGTTCCATTCCGTTTTGGTCGTCCTTAAGGAGATAGAAGGTGGGTTCAAAGGAGGTCTCAAGTCTCAATCCGTGCTCCTCGAGTCTGCTGATTGCCCTTTGAAGGAGACTTCTTGTACAGTACTTTAATGGGGTTCCATCCGGTGAAAATAGAAATGAGAGGACCCTAGCTGTCCTTTCTAGATAAGGAATGATAACGAACGATTGGGGATCTGGAATCGCCAACATATCTTCGTACTTTGTCCTCATGGGACGATCTAAGTAATCTAACATGACCAGAGATTCAGCATAGGGTACGCCTTGATTCGTGCTCATGACTTTCTCAAACTCGGCTCTTCTCAGCGATCTCCCTCTTACGTGACCCAAAAGGTCTATGAACTCAACCCTAACGTAATCTATCCTGCCTGACTTGAGTGTTTCCATGAGATCTGTCCTGGACAATTTAATCTGCAGATTAGTGATACGTTGGAATTAAAAGTCTTAAATAGGTCTCAAGGATTCGCTAAGGTCAAGGGAGATGTGCGGAGTACCTACCTTTAAGGTGAGGAGAAAGTGGATTGGTACAGCATTAAGTGTCATGATATTCGTAGCTAAAGTTTTTTACAAATTCATAGTTAGGATTAGAGGCGTTCCCAGCTCATATTAATTGGAAAATAAATTCTGCAACGGAAGATGAAAATTAAGGATTGAGTAAATCTCTTCTAAAAGGTCTTGGCATGTTAAAGTGAGATCAAGAGTTGACCTAAAAATATGGATAATAAGCCTGAAATGAAAATCCCATCGAAAGTCCCCATACCTCCCACACTTATTATCTGGGGTCTAGCCTCTAGAATCTTCTTTGTATTAAGTAAGTCAGCTCCAACTAAAGTGCCTATAACGCTACTTACATAAGCCGACATTGGGACTAATATGGGCTCATGAAAGAAAAGGATGTAACTCAATAGAACGGAAAATACGGGCGCAATTAGTGGGTTCATTACAACTCCCACTCCGTTTACGACCTTAGAGAATACCTTCGATATCAAAATTAGGACGAGAATGTCAATTAAGACAAATATTTTTTCTGGCATTAGAATAAGAAGGGTTATCGACAGGAGAAGAGGGATTATGGCGCCACCAATATTAAATGCGAAAAGAGTCTTCACTCTAGATCTCTCCAACCTCGGGACGTAAATGGGAAATCCAAACACGTACATCACATCATATTCAGGCACAATCACAGGGTTCTCAAATTCCTTAACAACTACGTTTACTGGGCTTAACGCCAAGCTCAAAAACGAGATTTCCACAGCTAAAGCGTAACCGAGGCTCGGAGGAAAACCAGCGTAAACAAGTAGATCTCGAAAGTAACTTATCGATATAACTAACAGAATTAAACTTAAGATGAGATATACGGGAAAGATTAGCCCCCTTACGGGCGAGATTATTATGATTCTATCCAAGTATCTCAAGGACTTTTGTCATGGCACAATTTATTTATTTCCTGAAGGTCCTCTTGAGTGTTTACGTTTATTATTCTTTGGGGAAAAGGGATGTCCTGATAGTCATTGAGCCTCATTTGGTTCCATAGACTTACACCTATGAAAGATGTTTCACAAATGAGGGTACAGATTGATGCCTTGCACTGATTCAACAAGGTTTCTATTGCTTGCCTAGATATGAAAGGAACGTCGGAAGGTAGAACAAGAGCGGGTAGTTCCACCGAGGACAGGGCTTCTATTACGTCGTTCTCATATCCCAATCCACTGGTGTATATCACTCTAGAGTGGATACTCCAGAGTTCTCTCTCAGCTGGATGCCCTTTAACTGTGGCCACATATACATTGTTGGCGAATTCCTTCGCAATCTCAACCACCCACCATATCATGGGCTTTTCACAGACCTTTAATACGGGCTTCAAGGGTGACAGTCTGGTTCCCTTGCCTCCTGCCATCACAACTGCACTGGGCAACTTCATGGTTGATTGAATAAATAGAGATTAACTTAAATATTCTTTCTACAAGATAAAGTGCGATAACTATGGACAGAGTTATCATTGTTGGAGGAGGAAATGGAGGGACTGTAGTGGCAAACAGGCTTAGCGGGAAAGGCTTAGACGTCACTGTAATCGAGCCTTTAGACTACCATCTTTATCAACCAGGAATGGTTGATTATGTACTGGGGGAAGAGACTGAAGAGTCTATAGTTAGGACTCTAGACTCCTTACTTCCCGTGAAAAGGATGAAGGGAAGAGTGACGAAGGTAGACGTTGAAAATCATTCAGTCTTTATGGGAGATGAAAGGGTAGAGTATGATTATCTCGTTCTAGCTCCTGGCGTAATCAGTAAAAGACTCGAGGGAAGCTATGGTTGGCATACCCTTGAAGAAGGAAAGAAGTTGAGGGAGGATGTTTCTAACTTCTCTGGTAAGTCTATTGTTGTCGGCTATTCGGGGGTTATAAAATGCCCTGCTGCCCCATTTGAGTTTTCCTTCCTATTAAAGGAAAAGTTCCCCAAAGCTCAAGTTACGCTTCTTAATCCAGTAACGAATCCTCCTGAGATTCAAAGACCCATGGCGGAAGCCTTTGGGAAGAAGTCTAAGGAGCTTGGAATAGAGGTCAAACGTGGATTCAAAATAGCTAGAATAGACCAAGCGAGTAAGGTTATTGAGTCTGACTCAGGTGAGAAGGTATCCTATGACTTGGCTCTAATAGACCCTCCAGTGAAAGTCGGTGAGGAGTTTAAGGATTTAACCGATCAATCTGGTTTCATCCCAGTGGATAGGAGCACATTGAGGTACAGAAATTACGATAACGTCTATGTAATAGGTGACGCTAACAATATCCTGACTCCGCCGAAAACTGGATCCAAAGCCCATTACGAAGCAAAGATAGTTGCGGATAACATTATTGCAAGTGTCAAAGGTGGGGAGAGAAAGAACTATGATGGGAGTGCCATATGCGCAGTATACGCTAGTTCCAAGAAAGGATACCTGATTAGAATGAACTTTGAGAAAAGCAATATATACGGAGCTTCACCATTATTTTACGAAATGAAGAAAATGTTCACTCATATGTACTGGGCCTCATTAAGGGGATTTTTCCCTTAAAGACTATGCCTAAATTGGTTCATGCATAGTGGAAATAGACCTTGTTAATTCAAATATGGTTGAGGAGTGAACGCTACGGCTCGTATTACGGGGTGTAGTCTAGACTCTTCGGTTACTGGATTTAAGTAGGTCCTAGGAAGGGCAATCTGATTGAATAGATCAACATAAGGGGTTTCATGAGAGGAATACAAATTAGAAATGCTTATTGAACAAGTTAATATAAACCTGAATATCTATCAGTTACTTTAACAGCCCCTTCTTCCTGGAGAGCTCTTCAGCTTTAGAATAAAGGTCAGGAAATAGTTGTCTCATTCCTAATTCTAGGGCCTCCTTGGCTATCTTGCTCATTTTAAATCCAGGCTTTACATGATAGAGGTATTGAAGAACGATGTAGCTGGGATAACTCCAAACGCCAATTTTTGGATCCTTATCTAGGAAGTTTTCCATAAGATCTAGGTTCACTGAAGAGCTTTCCTGTGCGATCCCAGTCCCCACATAAGATACCGCTCTAGACTCAGGAGTTCTCACTATACCAGTAGAATCTAGAGTAATATCTATAGTAGTCTGTGCTCCACTCTCTCCTCCCTGAACTCTACTCTCTACTCTCTGTGCTCCACTCTCTCCTCCCTGAACTCTACTCTCTACTCTCTGTGCTCCACTCTCTCCTCCCTGAACTCTACTCTCTACTCTCTGTGCTCCACTCTCTCCTCCCTGAACTCTACTCTCTACTCTCTGTGCTCCACTCTCTCCTCCCTGAACTCTACTCTCTACTCTCTGTGCTCCACTCTCTCCTCCCTGAACTCTACTCTCTACTCTCTGTGCTCCACTCTCTCCTCCCTGAACTCTACTCTCTACTCTCTGTGCTCCACTCTCTCCTCCCTGAACTCTACTCTCTACTCTCTGTGCTCCACTCTCTCCTCCCTGAACTCTACTCTCTACTCTCTGTGCTCCACTCTCTCCTCCCTGAACTCTACTCTCTACTCTCTGTGCTCCACTCTCTCCTCCCTGAACTCTACTCTCTACTCTCTGTGCTCCACTCTCTCCTCCCTGAACTCTACTCTCTACTCTCTGTGCTCCACTCTCTCCTCCCTGAACTCCTTCATTCTTTTTCTTCCTTTTAAGTAGAAAGTCTATCTCACTCACTAAGTGCCACCTTGGCAAGCTCCTCGTAAAGCCTTCCAACCCTAGGTCTCTTCAATTTAATTTCCTCATATCTAGACGCCGGAACCCCAAGTCTAGAGGATTCAGAGAAGAGTTTGGATGGGGGTATTGATAACTGAACGAACTTTACGGCCTTGAGATCTAACTCCAGCGGTCTCTTGGACATGCTGGCGAACGCGATAGCCTTCTTCTCTAGACTCTGTAACCTGGAGTCTAGGTTTCTTACAGCCTCGATAGCTAGAGGTTGAGGAGTTACGGGGGAGACGACCTTATCCGCTGAAATCATCGAAGCCACTGCCAGTGTACCCAAATTTGGAGGTGTATCTATTACAAGGACGTCAAAGTTCTCTGCAACGCTCTTCACGGACTTTACCACATCTTCAACCTCTCCTCCAAGCTCCAGTTTTAAGAGCCCGAGATGTGCTGGAAACACCTCAATGTTGAATATGTTCACGCTTTTGTCTCCTATCCCATACTCTTTCTTATCTCTTCGTATCCCAAAGGAGAAGGAAGTTCCTCCTTCCGGGTCCATGTCTAGAAGTCCAACGTTCTTCTGCTTAGATAAGACGTAGGCTAGATTAACAGCCGTGGTTGTTTTTCCTACTCCACCTTTCTGATTAATAACTGTCA containing:
- a CDS encoding glutamine synthetase family protein, with the protein product MSRTDLMETLKSGRIDYVRVEFIDLLGHVRGRSLRRAEFEKVMSTNQGVPYAESLVMLDYLDRPMRTKYEDMLAIPDPQSFVIIPYLERTARVLSFLFSPDGTPLKYCTRSLLQRAISRLEEHGLRLETSFEPTFYLLKDDQNGMEPSDQGKAFSPEGLMDQQGFLKDVIKYLELVGVQVEMINKHYGPGQYEITFSSSDAMVSSDYLITAREVIRDVAKLYNKVATFMPKPFSNTPGSSMDIYLRLVKTDGSDAMLDSNDPKGIGLSKTAYSFFSGILEHLGSILAIASPTINSYKRFKELITPNLGGMGTERHFLLRIPSNVKESKSIEFRLADPLTNSYLLLAAIILSGIDGIERGLDIEINNVVTTIPRDIREALNNLERDGTLKYSLGEDLVRLFLELKAREIEDYESFITQWERDAYLKAGW
- a CDS encoding NTP transferase domain-containing protein, which translates into the protein MKLPSAVVMAGGKGTRLSPLKPVLKVCEKPMIWWVVEIAKEFANNVYVATVKGHPAERELWSIHSRVIYTSGLGYENDVIEALSSVELPALVLPSDVPFISRQAIETLLNQCKASICTLICETSFIGVSLWNQMRLNDYQDIPFPQRIINVNTQEDLQEINKLCHDKSP
- a CDS encoding ParA family protein: MIVTVINQKGGVGKTTTAVNLAYVLSKQKNVGLLDMDPEGGTSFSFGIRRDKKEYGIGDKSVNIFNIEVFPAHLGLLKLELGGEVEDVVKSVKSVAENFDVLVIDTPPNLGTLAVASMISADKVVSPVTPQPLAIEAVRNLDSRLQSLEKKAIAFASMSKRPLELDLKAVKFVQLSIPPSKLFSESSRLGVPASRYEEIKLKRPRVGRLYEELAKVALSE
- a CDS encoding alcohol dehydrogenase catalytic domain-containing protein, with translation MLAAVLTEFGKPLSLVEVPNPSNSMKVGATGLCHGDLHILLGEWSWDIRLSLPIILGHEIAVVKEGKTYLVYNARGCGNCKACKSGNPQYCERLNVIGVHRDGGFAERVDVSDLLLAPVNGSPAETAPLADAGVTAVSSVHGIIEGDRVGVLGTGAVALLSVQLLRNIGAEVWVVGRNQAKLKKAKELGADELVFSKGEYSTDLSGSVGLRKFDFILDYVGSDNTLRELPWLLERTGELRVVGEFGGELKISEQLLVLRGLRIRGVLYGTYQDLLKAIKFYEAGKLKTLALPYSLKEINTAISDLMEGKIVGRAVIYPDSDEFG
- a CDS encoding DNA polymerase IV (Dpo4; involved in translesion DNA polymerization; belongs to Y family of polymerases; does not contain proofreading function), producing MIVLFVDIDYFFAQVEEVLNPSLRGKPVVVCVYSGRTEDSGAVATSNYVARKLGIKAGMPIVKAKELGKDAVFLPMRKELYQEISNRVMEIISKYGESLEVASIDEAYLDITNKVSNFSEAEILARKLKEEILEKEKLRVTIGIGPNKVLAKIIGDKSKPNGLGVVTPEDVSRFIDELDISDVPGIGKITEGVLRKTGINKLADIRKFSLEELSKLVGRSRSIYLISLANNTYREPVKPRELTHKGRYLTLTENTRDIRIIMPFLKRALSEAYGKIQGIPMEIYVVAIMEDLDIVSKGRSFKFGITQDLALRTAEDLLRKILDTDTRKIRRVGVRLGKILRSSTLEDFFH
- a CDS encoding DUF1614 domain-containing protein; this encodes MDRIIIISPVRGLIFPVYLILSLILLVISISYFRDLLVYAGFPPSLGYALAVEISFLSLALSPVNVVVKEFENPVIVPEYDVMYVFGFPIYVPRLERSRVKTLFAFNIGGAIIPLLLSITLLILMPEKIFVLIDILVLILISKVFSKVVNGVGVVMNPLIAPVFSVLLSYILFFHEPILVPMSAYVSSVIGTLVGADLLNTKKILEARPQIISVGGMGTFDGIFISGLLSIFLGQLLISL
- a CDS encoding NAD(P)/FAD-dependent oxidoreductase, with product MDRVIIVGGGNGGTVVANRLSGKGLDVTVIEPLDYHLYQPGMVDYVLGEETEESIVRTLDSLLPVKRMKGRVTKVDVENHSVFMGDERVEYDYLVLAPGVISKRLEGSYGWHTLEEGKKLREDVSNFSGKSIVVGYSGVIKCPAAPFEFSFLLKEKFPKAQVTLLNPVTNPPEIQRPMAEAFGKKSKELGIEVKRGFKIARIDQASKVIESDSGEKVSYDLALIDPPVKVGEEFKDLTDQSGFIPVDRSTLRYRNYDNVYVIGDANNILTPPKTGSKAHYEAKIVADNIIASVKGGERKNYDGSAICAVYASSKKGYLIRMNFEKSNIYGASPLFYEMKKMFTHMYWASLRGFFP
- the rtcA gene encoding RNA 3'-terminal phosphate cyclase; this encodes MIEIDGSFGEGGGQILRTCLTLSSLLGKPFRIRGIRSNRENPGLQAQHLASVRLMKMLTDARVKGDYLGSTELEFEPGPIREGEFSIDVGTAGSVSLVAVTAIPIMINRRIALRIRGGTDVPLAPPIDYMRLVFLEVLEMAGIKGEIEVVRRGHYPQGGGEVIVKEFRGNLEEFSFNEFGDLKEISGISHSTSLPTHIARRQIDGAREILADLNVPLKVIEDVTTPGSKGTGIVLVARGKSIMGSSNLGEKGVMAETVGRIAAQELVRELRSGGAVDSHMSDMLVTFSAMANVDYTGSILTPHVETNVQVVKKFINAELSLQGRSPFRLKSRVQAR